GTACAGCATGGGGGCCTCATCACGCTCCCCCTCGCCGATCACCACGGTGCCTTCGATGGCCAGGCTGTTCAGCGCCTTGCGCATCGCGTCCACGGCGGCCTGGTCGGCCGCCTTCTCGTCACCCCGGCCCATCAGCAGCGAGGCCGACAGGGCCGCGGCCTCGGTCACGCGCACCGCCTCAAGGGCCAGGTTGCGATCCATCACCAGGCTGATATCGCCCCTCGGATCGACGGGCGCCTCAGTAGCCTTGCTCATAATTGTCTTTCCCCGAGTGTGTTTCCGTCGGACCCCTTATTATAAGGACGGGGTCCGTGACGGTGGTGTGTCAATAATCCTCGATACGGATCATCCGCGGGGTTTCCTGTACCGCGCCCAGTCCGCCAATGACGGCCAGGGCGCGCAGCATTGCCACTTCTTCCGTATCGTGGGTGGTCAACACCACCGGAACGGCCTCACCCGGCGCCCGGCCCCGTTGCAGGAACGACTCCATGGAGACGTTCTGGTCACGCAGGGCCGCGGCGACATCGGCGATGACGCCCGGACGGTCAACCACCATCAGGCGCACATAATACCGTCCGCGCCGCGCCGACAAGGGGGCAGGCGTGAGGGTGGACAATTGGCCGGCCGGCACGGCGAAGGTGGGGGTGCGGCGACCGATGGCGATATCCACCAGATCCGCCACCACGGCGGAAGCGGTAGGCCCCGCCCCGGCGCCGCGCCCGACCAGGGCCACCTTGTCCGCGAAATCACCGTCGGCCACCACGGCGTTGAACACGCCATCGGTGGCAGCGATCAGCGAGCCGATGGGCACCATGCAGGGGTTGACCCGCTGTTCGATGCCGTTTTCGGTGCGCCGGGCGATGCCCAGCAGCTTGATGCGATAGCCCAGCTGGCCGGCATAATCGATGTCCAGGGCCGACACGTGGCGGATGCCCTCGACATGCACATTGGCGAAATCGACCTTGGTGCCAAAGGCGACGGAGGTGAGGATGGCCAGCTTATGGGCCGCGTCCACGCCGTCGATATCGAAGCTGGGGTCGGCCTCGGCATAACCCTTGGCCTGAGCCTCCGCCAGGACGTCGGCGAAGTCGCGGCCGGTCGTTCGCATCTCCGTCAGGATGTAGTTGCAGGTGCCGTTGAGGATGCCGTGCACCTCGCGCACCGCGTTGGCGGCCAGGCCTTCGCGCAGGCCCTTGATCACCGGGATGCCGCCGGCCACCGCCGCCTCGAACGCCAGGGTCAGGCCCTTCTCCTCGGCCTGAAGCGCCAGCGCCGTGCCGTGGTGGGCCAGCAGGGCCTTGTTGGCGGTCACCACATGCTTGCCATGGGCCAGCGCGGTCTCGACGGTGCGGGCGGCGATGCCGTCCGACCCGCCGATCAGTTCCACCACCACGTCGACCTCAGGGTCGGACGCCAGGTCCACGGCGTTGTCGTGCCAGCGCGCCACCGTCAGGTCCACCCCACGGTCGCGGTTGCGATCGCGGGCGCTGACGGCGGTCACCACCAGGGGGCGACCGCCGCGCCGGGACAGGAGGTCGGCTTGGGTGGCCAGCACCTTCAGGACCCCGCCACCCACGGTGCCGAGACCGGCGATGCCCACGCGCAGCGGTGCCGTACCCATGCTTTCCCCCTTATCCCTAACGATCGCCATCAGGCTCAGATCACTTTTTTGACGGCCGGCGCATCGGCGCCGTTGCCCGTCCGGTGCAGGAAGCCCCGGATGTTGCGGCAGGCCTGGCGGATGCGCTGCACGTTTTCGACCAGGCCGAATCGCACATGCTCATCGCCATATTCGCCGAAGCCGATGCCGGGGGAGACGGCGACCTGCGCCTCCTGCAGCAGCAGCTTGGAGAATTCCAGCGAGCCCAGGGCGCGGAAGGGTTCCGGAATGCGGGCCCAGACGAACATGGTGGCCGACGGCGCCGGCACGTCCCAGCCGGCGGCGGACAGGCCCTCGATCAGGGCGTCGCGCCGGGCCTTGTACATCTGGCGGATTTCCTCCACGCAGTCCTGCGGGCCGTTCAGCGCGGCGGTGGCCGCCACCTGGATGGGGGTGAAGGCACCGTAGTCGACGTAGGACTTGAACTTGGCCAGCGCGCCGATGAGCTTCTTGGAGCCCACGCCGAAGCCCACCCGCCAGCCCGGCATGTTGTAGGTCTTGCTCAGGCTGTTGAATTCCACCGTGATGTCGCGCGCCTCGGGGATCTGCAGGATGGACGGCGGCGGGTTGCCGTCGAAATAGATCTCCGCGTAGGCAATGTCCGACAGGATGTAGATGCCGTGCTTCAGGCACAGCTCCACGATCGGGCGGTAGAAATCCAGCGTCACCGTCTGGGTCGTCGGGTTGGCCGGGAAGCTGACGATGACGGCGATGGGCTTGGGCACCGAATGGCGGATGGCGCGTTCCAGCGTCTCCACGAAATTCTCCACCCCGTCCACCACCGGGATGTGGCGCAGCGCGGCCCCCGCCAGCATGAAGCCGAAGGGGTGGATGGGGTAGGACGGATTGGGCACCAGGATGACATCACCCGGGCTGGTGATGGCCTGGGCCAGGTTGGCCAAGCCTTCCTTGGAGCCGATGGTGACGCAGGCCTCCGTCTCCGGATCGATGTCCACGTCGAAGCGGCGCTTGTAATAGGCGGAAATCGCCTTGCGCAGGCCGGGGATGCCGCGGGACATGGAATAGCGGTGCGTCTTGGGATTGCGCACGGCCTCCACCAGCTTTTCCACGATGTGGGGCGGCGTCGGCTGATCGGGGTTGCCCATGCCGAGGTCGATGATGTCCTCACCGGCCGCGCGGGCTCGCGCCTTCATCGCGTTCACTTCGGCGAACACATAGGGCGGCAGGCGCTTGATGCGGTGGAACTCTTCGCTCATGGGACGGTCTGTACCGATTTGGGGGTTGGTGGGGGATTCGGTCGAGGACATGGGAGGGTCGCCAGGGGTTTGTATCGTCCCGGCACGCGGCCGGCGACAGCAATTTCCACAGGGCGGGCATCCCGTTTCAAGACATTTGCTTACAAGATTACCCGCCCCAGCCTAATTTTCCGCCCCGACTCCGGTCAGTTGGCCTATCGGCCAAAAGCTGCCCGGATCAGTTCTGGGGGGTCTGGCTGGTACCGTTGGCGGCGGGGGTACCAGCCTGGCTAGCGGCGCCGGTGGCTGGCGCGGCAGGAACCGCGGCGGCGGCGGGGGCGCCGGCGGTGTGGGCGTTCACTTGAGGGGTCGCCACGGGAATGGCGGACGTGGCCTCCGGCACGCGTCCGGGAACGGCGGGCGGCGCGCTGGGCACCACCGGCAGCTTGGACGGGGCGGGCTGGCCGGCATCCTTGGCGCCGTCCTTGGGGGCAGACGGCCCGAACAGGGAATCGCCGGAGCCGGAGGCGCGCTGCACCCCCTGCTGGTCCGGGGAGTTCTGGTAGACGGTCAGCTGGGTCGCGGCCTGGCCGGCGGTGTTGCGGTCAGCCAGCAGGCTGTCCACATCCTTCTGCCGGGCGGCGGGATCGGGAATATTCTTCGGCCGCTCAGGCACGGCCGCCAGGTTGGTCCAGGCATCCGGCGCCGGTCCGACATGGCGCACCGGGCGCTCGCCCAGCAGCAGCGCCTTGGAACTGTCGTCGTTGGCCATCGGCTCCGGATCTTCCGGACCGTCATGGAAGATCGCCTTGGGCACGAACTGGCCAGCACAGCCGCCAAGCCCCAAGGCACCGACCGACAGGGCCAGCAACAGCACCGCACGCCCAGCCACGCCCCGACGGGTGCCGGCCGAAAGGGTACCAGCCAAGGGGGCGCCGGAGTTGTCCGGCCGGCCGTCGCGGGTGATGTCCGTGTTCAGGGCGTCCACCAGGGGCCTTGCGTCTGCGTCGGTGAAAATCATGGCCGGATCGTGTATTAAATCCCCACCGGCCGCAAGCGCCGTCACCAGCCGCAACCCTGCCTTCTTTTCGGCGGCGGAACGGCCGGTCGGCGGGCGGGCCGGCGGGCGTCGCAGCGGAACCGGCGCCCATCCCGCCCCCCTGATCCCGACCAAGCCTTACTAAGAAGCCCCACTGGTAACCGAGGCGAAGGAAGCAAGAAAGCATGGCCGACACCCCGCCCAAGCGTACCCGGACCCCACGCGTTTCCGCCACCGCGCCCCAGACCGCACCGGCCCCGAAACCCGCCGCATCCCGCGCCGCCAAGGCGCCGGCCAAGGGGAAGAGCACAACCGCCCCGCCCGAGGCCCCGCGCGCCAAGGTCGTCGCCAGCGCCCAGGTGAAAGAATCGGCGGCACCGGCATCAGCGCCCAAGACGGCCACCGCCCGGAAGATCACCGCCACCAAAGCCACCGTCGCCGCCGCACCCGCGGCCAAGGCCACGCCCGCCAAGGCGGCGGCCACGAAGAAGATCGTGAAGGCCACGCCCATCGCCCCGCCGGTGCCGGGCGCGCCGCACCTGAAAGCGCACAAGAACCTGCAGTCCGAACCGCTGGCCCCCATGCCCGTGGCGGGCGTGACGGCGGAACCGGCCAAGGCGCCCCCCGGCCGGAAGACGGCCAAGGCCGCCACCGCCACGGCCACCCGGCGCAAGTCCGCCCCCCTGCCCCCGTCCGTGAAGATGCCGGCGGCGGCACAGCCCGCGGCGCCTGAGGCGCCCAAGCCGCCGCCCTTCACCAAGGCCAACGCGCCCAAGCCGGCCGCGACCGTCACGGCCGCCCCGAAGGACGGCGAAGTCCGCCGGCCGGACCCGATGGAACTGACCCTGGCCGTGAACCGCATCGCCGAGCAGGCGCAGCGGCTGGTGGCGGATTTCCTGGCCCGCCAGACGCCGCCGCCAGCGGACGGTGCGGCCACCGCCGACCCCATGTCGTTCGGCGCCCCCTTTGGCAACCTGCCGACCTCCATGGCCAACCTGGACCCGTTCAACCTGGGCAGCGCCTTCATGGAGATGACGGCCCGCATGATGGCCGACCCCAACCGCCTGATCGAGGCGCAGATCGGCCTGTGGCAGGACTATCTGGAACTGTGGCAGCGCACCGCCCAGCGCCTGATGGGGGAGGAGGCGCAGCCGGTCATCAGCCCGGCCAAAGAGGACAAGCGGTTCCGCGACAAGTCGTGGGATGAGAACGCCGTCTTCGACTTCATCAAGCAGTCCTACCTGCTGACCGCCAAGTACGTGCAGGGGGCCGTGCGCGGGGTGGAGGGGCTGGAGGGCAAGACCGCCCGGAAGCTGGACTTCTTCACCCGCCAGTTCGTGGACGCGCTGTCGCCCAGCAACTTCCCCCTGACCAATCCCGAGGTGCTGCGCGTCACCCTGGAATCGGGCGGCGACAACCTGGTGAAGGGGCTGGAGAACCTGCTGGGGGATCTGGAGCGCGGCCACGGGCAACTGGCCATCTCCATGACCGACTATTCCGCGTTCGAGGTGGGCCGCAACATCGCCGTCACCCCTGGCAAGGTGGTCTTCCAGAACGACCTGATGCAGCTGATCCAGTACTCAGCCACGACGGAAAGCGTCCACCAGCGGCCCCTGCTGATCATCCCGCCCTGGATCAACAAGTTCTACATCCTGGACCTGAAGCCGGCCAATTCGCTGATCAGGTGGCTGGTGGACCAGGGCCACACCGTCTTCGTCATCTCCTGGGTCAATCCCAACGAGGCCCTGGCGGCCAAGGATTTCGAGGACTACATGGCCGACGGGCCGCTGGCGGCCCTGGACGCCATCAAACAGGCGACCGGCGAGGATGAGGTCAACGCCATCGGCTATTGCATCGGCGGCACCCTGCTGTCCGGCACGCTGGCCTACATGGCGGCCAAGAAGGACCAGCGCATCAAGAGTGCGATGTACCTGGTGACGCTGACCGACTTCACCGACGTGGGCGAACTGTCCGTCTTCATCGATGAGGAACAGCTGGGCGCCCTGGAGACCCGCATGAAAAGCCGGGGCTATCTGGACGGCCAGTCCATGGCCACCACCTTCAACATGCTGCGGTCCAACGACCTGATCTGGTCCTTCGTCGTCAACAACTACCTGCTGGGCCGGGACCCCTTCCCCTTCGACCTGCTGTACTGGAATTCCGACAGCACGCGCATGCCCCCGGCCATGCACAGCTTCTACCTGCGCAACATGTACCAGAAGAACCTGCTGGTCCGGCCGGGCGGCATCAGCCTGAAGGGCGTGCCCATCGATTTGCGCACCATCAAGACGCCCACCTTCATGCTGTCGACGCGCGAGGACCACATCGCGCCGTGGAAAAGCACCTACGCCGCCACCCAGCTGTACGGCGGCCCGGTGAAGTTCGTGCTGGCGGCGTCCGGCCACATCGCCGGCGTGGTCAACCCGCCGGCGGCCAACAAGTACAGCCATTTCCTCAACGACACGCTGCCGGCGTCGCCCGACGACTGGCTGGCCGGCACCACCCAGGTCAACGGCAGCTGGTGGCCCGTCTACGCCGCCTGGGTGGCCGAGCACGCCGGCCCCAAGGTCCCCGCCCGCACGCCCGGCGACGGCAAGCTGAAGCCCATTGAGGACGCGCCGGGGTCGTATGTGAAGGTGCGGGTGGTGGAATGAGCTGATGCATCGCCACACGGGGATTTTCAATCCCCGTGTCGGTGGGCGTTTTCATGGCCCCTGGACGCAGCCCCGACATGGGACAATATTAGGAATGCCATTATGAGTTTGGAACCCTGAGATCATGCCGAAGCGTTCCACCGTTCCCGCCGCGACCACCCCGTTGAGACTAGGGGATCCCGGCTTTTTGCAGGCGTTCCAGAAGGCGGCCCCATCCCTTTCGGGCGACCCTGAAACGGCCCGCCGGCGAGCGCTCGACTTTCTGCAGCGGGCGGGGGTTGTCGATGAAGATGGCAAACTTTCCAAACCCTACAGATCGTAAGTGCATAAGCTAACTTACGGGTTTGTTCTGGGTTATCATGGCTGCCCGCAAACGGTCGCCAAGGCCTTGTTGGCGGGCGCCCCCTTCAAGGCATCTGAGAACGACTACGACTGGTTGGGTCATGGAGTCTACTTCTGGGAAGCAAACCCCAAGCGCGGCTTGGCTTTCGCCAAAGAGGCGCTGAAACGCAAGAATTCCAGAAAACGCCCGGCGGTCATCGGAACCGTTATCGACTTGGGCCATTGCCTCGACCTGACCACAGAAGCCGGAATCGATATCCTGAAAACCGCACATGCGGTCTTGAAGGCAAATCTCGATCTCTTGGGCCGCCCCCTGCCCGTGAACGGCCCGAATCTTCGACGATTGGATTGCGCTGTAATCGAAGCCGCTCACACACTCGCGTCCGAAGGTCGGGACATGCCGCCCTTCGACACGGTCAAAGGCGTATTCGTTGAAGGCACGGAGGCCTATCCGGGCTCCGGCTTCAACGACAAGACGCATATCCAGATCGCCGTCCGGAACCCGAAGATGATCAAGGGCGTGTTCCGGGTGGACGACGAACTCCTGAAGTAAGGATCATCCATCCTCACGCTTGCGCCGCCTGAACTCCGCCACCTTGGCCTGGGTGCCGCAGGCCTTCATGGAACACCAGCGCCGGTCGCCGGCGCGTGAGGTGTCGACGAAGAACAGGGTGCAGGTGGGCGACTGGCATTGCCGGATGTGGCCGCCCATCTCGCCGCCGAACAAATGCACCGCATCCCGTGCCAGGGTGGCGATGAAGGCCGCCATGTCGCCGCGCAACATCACATCCGCCGTGTCGCCCAGCGTCAGCACCGGTGTCGCCGCCGGCTGGGCGGCTGCGTGATTAAGGACATCCAGCGCCGCCTCCACACCGCCGCCGGCCGCCCCCTTGCCGCCATGCAGGCGGGTGGCCAGGTCGTAGATGGCCTCGCGCACCTGCCGCATCAGCACCAGGTCCGCCTCATTCGCCGAGGGCGGGTCATTGGTCAGGCCGGCAGCGGCCACCCATCGTTCCACGTCCCGGGGTGTGGCCAGCAATTCGCGGGGCGCCGGCTTCAGCCGCGCCTGGAAGGTGGCCGGCAGGTCGATGGCGGGGCAGCCGCCCCGGAAACGGAAACCGTCCCGTTCCTCAACCTCGCCGGCCTTGATGTCTTCATGTTTCATGTAACCGTATTGACAGGTTTCAAACGCGGTGGCAACACAGAGGCATTGAAACCTGATGAGCCAGTTACATGAGAGGAGCCCGCGAATGCGCCGTGACAAATTGTTGCCCGTCCTCACCGTCCTGATGGCGCTGGGCGCGCCCGTCGGCCTGCCGGCCTACGCTATGGCCGCCGACCTTCCGTCGCTGGAAGGCACCTGGGTGATGGAGGCCGCCTACGAGATTCACGCCGACGGTGGCCGCACCACCAACTATGGGGAGCATCCGATGGGCCTGCTGACCGTGGATGCGGCGGGCCGTTACAACATGCAGATCTTCAAGGTGGGCCGGCCCGCGTTCGCCAGCGGCGTCAAGACGCAGGGCACGGCTGAGGAGTATCGGCTGGCCGTGCTGGGCTCCAGCACCCACTTCGGCACGGTCCATATCGACCGGGCCCAGCATCAGCTGGTGTTCGACGTCCAGGCGGCCTCCTTCCCCAATTGGGAGGGCAAGCGCCAGGTGCGGGACTACACCTATGACGACGGGCTGCTGAGTTATGGCGTGCCGGCCAGCGCGTCCGGCGACGGCACCGTGGCCTATTCGGTGTGGCGCAAGGCGCCGTAGCATCCTGCGGGCCTCTCTCTTGTGAAGCCATCTCGACTCGCTTAAAAGAGGGGCCCATGTCCATCCTGACCCCCTTCCTCTGCCTGTTCCTGCCCTTCCTGCTGGCGCTTGGCCTGACGGGGGGTGCCACCTGGTGGCTCAAGCGCCGCCAGGTCATGGACCGGCCCAATGAACGATCCAGCCACACCCTGCCCACGCCGCGCGGCGGCGGGCTGGGCGTGGTGCCGGCGCTGCTGGGCGCCTGGGCCGTGACCGGCGCCTTCGCGGGCGACATGGACGTGCTGTGGCCCGTCATCGCCGCCACCCTGCCGCTGGCCGCCATTTCCTGGGCCGATGATCTGTGGGGCGTGCCGCCCGGCTGGCGCCTGGTGGCGCAAGTGCTGGCGGTGGCCATCGCCCTGACAGCCTTGCCGTCCGACGCCCTGGTGTTCCAGGGCTGGCTGCCGCACTGGCTGGACCGCCTGGTGGCCGGCCTGGCCTGGGTATGGTTCGTCAATTTGTTCAACTTCATGGATGGCATCGACGGCATCAGCGCGGTTGAGACGCTGTGCCTGGGCCTGGGCCTGGCCGCCGCCTACTTCGCCGCCGGCCAGATGGGCTTCATGAGCTCCTACGCCCTGGCACTCGCCGGCGTGGCGCTGGGCTTCATCGCCTGGAACTGGCATCCGGCCAAGGTTTTCCTGGGCGATGTCGGCAGCGTGCCACTGGGTTTCCTGTCCGGCTGGATGCTGCTGCGCGCGGCCGCCGACGGCCTGTGGCTGCCGGCACTGATCCTGCCGCTGTACTACCTGGCCGACGCCAGCGTCACCCTGGCCAAGCGGCTGTGGCGGCGGGAACCGGTGTGGCAGGCCCACCGCCAGCATTTCTATCAGCAGGCGGTGCGCCGGCTGGGCCGGCACGACCTGGTGGCCCTGGCCATCCTGGCGGCCAACACGGCCCTGGTGGCCACCGCCATCCTGGCCTTCACCGAGCCCGGCTGGGCGGTGGCCGCCCCCCTGACGGTGGCCGCCCTGCTGTTCTGGATGGCGCGCGGCGTCACACCCGCGGCGAGGAAGCCGGACACGGCCGCCTGAAAAAGTTCCCAGCCCAGCCTTGCGCTGCCGGGATGCCGCCCTCTGAAATTTTAGCTTGCACGCCGTGTGGAATCGCTTAAATAGAAAGTTCGCGACGCACCCGCACGTGCCACTGGCCCCTGGGTCCCCGCCGCCGTGAACCGGCAGCCGGCCCCTTGGATGTTAAGCAACGACGTTAGGCGTCCTTTTTGAGCAGATCCGGCCGACGGCCGGGCCTTGAGAGGGAACCAACATCATGCTTTCCACCCCGACACGGGCGGTGAGGCGGTAAGCCCCTTCTGATCCGCCGCGTCTGTTGACGCTTTGAGGTCTTAAGGTCGTGAAAACGGCCCGATGACCCGGTAATCACGGCGCTGGATCAGATCATTCCCCTTCTCCCCCGATTGCAGCACCCGGAAATCGGCCCGGTCCTGACAGGACCACGCCCCATTTCTCGCGCAATCTCTGGATCAGCCGAATGACAACCGGATTCGCCGTACGCCTGAGGGCGCGGTGACCGGACAGGGATATCGCCCGATGGCCTATCGTTTCCGTTCCGCCGTTTCGCCGCTGCGCCGCGTGCGCGCCCAGACCACTGCCTCCGCCTTCCCCGCCCAAGCCCCCACTGTGGACAGCCTGGTCGCCAGCCTGGCCCCGGCGGAGCCCATGCACTGCCTGCGCCCGCGCCAGGTGGCCCAGAACGCGCGTGAGTTCATCGCCGCCTTCCACGGCGCCGTGGAACAGGCGCTGGGCGACGGCGCGCGCGGTTCCGTGCTGTACGCGGTGAAGTGCAATCCCGATCCCACCATGCTGCGCGCCCTGACGGCGGGCGGCCTGCATCATTTCGACTGCGCGTCGCCGGCCGAAATCCGCCTGGCCCGCCAGATGTACCCGGCCGCCGGCGTGCACTACATGCACCCGGTGAAGAACCGTGCCGCCATCCGCACCGCCTATTTCGAACAGGCGGTGCGCGACTTCTCGCTCGATTCGGCCGATGAACTGGCCAAGATCGTCCAGGTGGCGGCGGAGGGCATGCCCGGCATCGACGGCGTGGATGCCCGCCTGGATCCGGTGGCGGCCGATCTGGGCCTGGTGATTCGCCTGGCCATGCCCAAGGGCCAGGCCGCCTACGACCTGTCCGCCAAGTTCGGCGCCGCCTTCGACGACGCGGTGGCCCTGCTGCGCGCCGCGCGGCCCCTGGCCCTGCGCGTGGGCGTCTGCTTCCACGTCGGTTCGCAGTGCATGGACCCGCAGGCCTACACCCGCGCCCTGGCCATCGCCGACGCCGTGGTGAAGGCCGCCGGTGTCGCCATCGACATCGTCGATGTGGGCGGCGGCTTCCCCGCGCGCTATCCGGACATGGACCCGCCCCCGCTGGCCGACTACATGGCCGCCATCCGCGACGGGCTGAAGGCCATGGACCTGGCGCCGGGCGTGCGGGTGTGGTGCGAGCCGGGCCGCGCCCTAGTCGCCACCGGCGCTTCCGTCGTCGTGCAGGTG
The DNA window shown above is from Azospirillaceae bacterium and carries:
- a CDS encoding homoserine dehydrogenase — protein: MGTAPLRVGIAGLGTVGGGVLKVLATQADLLSRRGGRPLVVTAVSARDRNRDRGVDLTVARWHDNAVDLASDPEVDVVVELIGGSDGIAARTVETALAHGKHVVTANKALLAHHGTALALQAEEKGLTLAFEAAVAGGIPVIKGLREGLAANAVREVHGILNGTCNYILTEMRTTGRDFADVLAEAQAKGYAEADPSFDIDGVDAAHKLAILTSVAFGTKVDFANVHVEGIRHVSALDIDYAGQLGYRIKLLGIARRTENGIEQRVNPCMVPIGSLIAATDGVFNAVVADGDFADKVALVGRGAGAGPTASAVVADLVDIAIGRRTPTFAVPAGQLSTLTPAPLSARRGRYYVRLMVVDRPGVIADVAAALRDQNVSMESFLQRGRAPGEAVPVVLTTHDTEEVAMLRALAVIGGLGAVQETPRMIRIEDY
- a CDS encoding glycosyltransferase family 4 protein: MSILTPFLCLFLPFLLALGLTGGATWWLKRRQVMDRPNERSSHTLPTPRGGGLGVVPALLGAWAVTGAFAGDMDVLWPVIAATLPLAAISWADDLWGVPPGWRLVAQVLAVAIALTALPSDALVFQGWLPHWLDRLVAGLAWVWFVNLFNFMDGIDGISAVETLCLGLGLAAAYFAAGQMGFMSSYALALAGVALGFIAWNWHPAKVFLGDVGSVPLGFLSGWMLLRAAADGLWLPALILPLYYLADASVTLAKRLWRREPVWQAHRQHFYQQAVRRLGRHDLVALAILAANTALVATAILAFTEPGWAVAAPLTVAALLFWMARGVTPAARKPDTAA
- a CDS encoding CGNR zinc finger domain-containing protein, yielding MKHEDIKAGEVEERDGFRFRGGCPAIDLPATFQARLKPAPRELLATPRDVERWVAAAGLTNDPPSANEADLVLMRQVREAIYDLATRLHGGKGAAGGGVEAALDVLNHAAAQPAATPVLTLGDTADVMLRGDMAAFIATLARDAVHLFGGEMGGHIRQCQSPTCTLFFVDTSRAGDRRWCSMKACGTQAKVAEFRRRKREDG
- a CDS encoding LL-diaminopimelate aminotransferase; this translates as MSEEFHRIKRLPPYVFAEVNAMKARARAAGEDIIDLGMGNPDQPTPPHIVEKLVEAVRNPKTHRYSMSRGIPGLRKAISAYYKRRFDVDIDPETEACVTIGSKEGLANLAQAITSPGDVILVPNPSYPIHPFGFMLAGAALRHIPVVDGVENFVETLERAIRHSVPKPIAVIVSFPANPTTQTVTLDFYRPIVELCLKHGIYILSDIAYAEIYFDGNPPPSILQIPEARDITVEFNSLSKTYNMPGWRVGFGVGSKKLIGALAKFKSYVDYGAFTPIQVAATAALNGPQDCVEEIRQMYKARRDALIEGLSAAGWDVPAPSATMFVWARIPEPFRALGSLEFSKLLLQEAQVAVSPGIGFGEYGDEHVRFGLVENVQRIRQACRNIRGFLHRTGNGADAPAVKKVI
- a CDS encoding type III PLP-dependent enzyme; the encoded protein is MAYRFRSAVSPLRRVRAQTTASAFPAQAPTVDSLVASLAPAEPMHCLRPRQVAQNAREFIAAFHGAVEQALGDGARGSVLYAVKCNPDPTMLRALTAGGLHHFDCASPAEIRLARQMYPAAGVHYMHPVKNRAAIRTAYFEQAVRDFSLDSADELAKIVQVAAEGMPGIDGVDARLDPVAADLGLVIRLAMPKGQAAYDLSAKFGAAFDDAVALLRAARPLALRVGVCFHVGSQCMDPQAYTRALAIADAVVKAAGVAIDIVDVGGGFPARYPDMDPPPLADYMAAIRDGLKAMDLAPGVRVWCEPGRALVATGASVVVQVERRRGSELFINDGAYGSLADAGALGMQFPVRLVRRTEAEELQAFSFWGPTCDSADYMRGPFLLPADIREGDWIEIGQLGAYGAALRTAFNGFDQARLVEVRDAPLVVTAGLAPTTVRRNYRYGVLRRRIA
- a CDS encoding lipocalin-like domain-containing protein, producing the protein MRRDKLLPVLTVLMALGAPVGLPAYAMAADLPSLEGTWVMEAAYEIHADGGRTTNYGEHPMGLLTVDAAGRYNMQIFKVGRPAFASGVKTQGTAEEYRLAVLGSSTHFGTVHIDRAQHQLVFDVQAASFPNWEGKRQVRDYTYDDGLLSYGVPASASGDGTVAYSVWRKAP
- the phaC gene encoding class I poly(R)-hydroxyalkanoic acid synthase, which produces MELTLAVNRIAEQAQRLVADFLARQTPPPADGAATADPMSFGAPFGNLPTSMANLDPFNLGSAFMEMTARMMADPNRLIEAQIGLWQDYLELWQRTAQRLMGEEAQPVISPAKEDKRFRDKSWDENAVFDFIKQSYLLTAKYVQGAVRGVEGLEGKTARKLDFFTRQFVDALSPSNFPLTNPEVLRVTLESGGDNLVKGLENLLGDLERGHGQLAISMTDYSAFEVGRNIAVTPGKVVFQNDLMQLIQYSATTESVHQRPLLIIPPWINKFYILDLKPANSLIRWLVDQGHTVFVISWVNPNEALAAKDFEDYMADGPLAALDAIKQATGEDEVNAIGYCIGGTLLSGTLAYMAAKKDQRIKSAMYLVTLTDFTDVGELSVFIDEEQLGALETRMKSRGYLDGQSMATTFNMLRSNDLIWSFVVNNYLLGRDPFPFDLLYWNSDSTRMPPAMHSFYLRNMYQKNLLVRPGGISLKGVPIDLRTIKTPTFMLSTREDHIAPWKSTYAATQLYGGPVKFVLAASGHIAGVVNPPAANKYSHFLNDTLPASPDDWLAGTTQVNGSWWPVYAAWVAEHAGPKVPARTPGDGKLKPIEDAPGSYVKVRVVE